The DNA region TCAGCGGACGACTGCGCCTGTTGATCCGTTGTCATGGTCGACCATCCCATCCATAAAGCTCTTACCTAACAACGCTCGCCCGCTTGTGCGACGCATGAACGTCTTGCGAGTTTCATCGAAGGAGCCAATTACGGTTGCCGGCGCATGATCGACCAGTCCGTCATCAGCGGAGAACACGACGTGATCTATCGCTCATTGCAACCCGATAGATTTTTGCAACGCAACCTATCTCTGACAACGTAGACATAGGACGAAATGTAAAGATCCATGATCCTATGCGACCCCACCCTGCAGATCGTTAATCATTTTTGGATCGCCAGACCGAAACCAGTCTTGCTGTATTCATTCCCGCAATAAAGCATGTATCGGGAGCCATTGTGGTCAAATACTGTCGGATACGCGACAGCTTCACTGTCCCAACCTTCAGCGGAGACCGTCAAGCCTGCTTCCGCGTCGTGTCGCTGCCAGGCCGTCCCGTCCAAGGAGGTTGCGAAGCCGATGCGGTAGCCGAACGTGTCGCCTCGGTACGAGTACCACATGCGGTACATATCGGCATCGCGGACGACGCAAGGTCGGCTGATCGCGACTTCATCGGGATGGGCGTGCGCGACCGCGACCCGGCCACCCGTCGTCCAGTTCAGGCCGTCTTCCGAGTCAGCGTAAGCAATGTGATATCTCGGCCGCGGCACACCGGCTCGTTCGCACCATGCGGTTCCGGAAATGTACCACATTCGCCACCGATCCTCGTCCCTTATGACATGAGGATTCGACACGAAGAGCGGGTCATGTACCGAACGGTCAATGATGGGCCCCTCGGAGTACCGTCGATAAGACCCATCCGTGCTTGCGTCGGATATGGCTAGGCCGATGGCATTTCTCCACGGCACAGTCGTTCCGGTGTTCCATCCAACATAATATAGGAGGCGACGCCCATTATGATGAACGAGGCACGAGCCCATGGCGCCCCGATCGTCAAAACATCCCAGGCGGCCAAATTTCAGATCCGGCTCGATCGACCAATCGAGGATGCGCGACGGTTCCTTTATGTCGACAATGATATGACAGACGTTTGATCGGCCGCTTTCGTCCCGAGGCGTAAAATAAATTCTGAAAACATCATCGTATAAATGTTCCGGAAACGGAACGGACGCGTGCGAAGTGAGCCACTGCGTTCGCTTATCAGCAACGAATATCCAACTTATCTTTTCCCACACCATCGGATCAGAAGCCTGCTCAAAAGGGGATCGCCGTCCTAGTCGATTCTTACAGTCGCGCATCGATGCCGATGCTGCAGGGCCCATCGAACGTCACTCGATTGGCCTCTTGCGAGACTCGTTCGCTCACAGACGCACCCACACAGATAGGGTCGCCGGAGTCCCGGAGGACCGACTCGTTACGTCTTTGCTGCGGCCCAATCGATATTTACACCGCATCGACGCGGAGCGCGCTCCTCGTTCCATCCGGACCGAGGGTCAGCAGCGGGTCGAGGATGGACACGGCGGGCTCGAAAGGTCCCCAAAGCTGCGGGTAGGCGCCGAGCCCGTCATAGGACATCCACTCGACTGAGATCCCGCGTGCGGCGAAGGCGGACTCATCGAGATACGCCCGTGCCGAAGGCCCGGAGAGGTAATGCGTCGCGCCGGCCGCCGCCGCGAGCGCGATGAGCCGTGCGGTCGGATCCATCGCGCGCAGGTCTTCGCGGGGGATGAGGTCGACATCGGCCGTGAAACGCGTGGTCAGGCCGAGGGCTGTCGCGATGCTCTGCGTGAGGTGCTGGTTCACCCGGGACAGCATCGGCTCCGGCCCGGCCGCCGCGTAGCCGTCGCGGACGAGGCCGATAGCCTGTCCGAAACCCTCCGCGCGAGCATAGGATTCCTCGATCCGACGCAGGTGCTGGGCCGCCCAGCCGGGCTCCGCAATCTCGATGGCGTCGATCGGCGCGTGGTAGTTGCCCTTCTGCTTGACCGGGATCGTC from Methylobacterium sp. NMS14P includes:
- a CDS encoding WbqC family protein — protein: MSAVFRVAIVQSSYVPWRGAFALMARCDQYVFLDSVQFTRRDWRTRNRIKTAQGPAWLTIPVKQKGNYHAPIDAIEIAEPGWAAQHLRRIEESYARAEGFGQAIGLVRDGYAAAGPEPMLSRVNQHLTQSIATALGLTTRFTADVDLIPREDLRAMDPTARLIALAAAAGATHYLSGPSARAYLDESAFAARGISVEWMSYDGLGAYPQLWGPFEPAVSILDPLLTLGPDGTRSALRVDAV